From the genome of Tenrec ecaudatus isolate mTenEca1 chromosome 1, mTenEca1.hap1, whole genome shotgun sequence:
ggGTGGTCTGTTCTCAAAGTAAGGTCCCATGAATTTCAGACCCCCACCACAGATGTAATGCGTGATATCATCTTTACAAGATCTCCACATAGTTCATTAGGGACTGAGTTAGAATACATGGATTGCCTTGAATCTCAGACCAAAGCTCAGAGAGGTTTGCACAGCATAATACTCTGTCCAATCAGAAGCTTTGATTATTGACCAATCACATCTTTCCCTTTTAGCCAATAAAATCATTGCGCGGCAATTTTGAAAATCGCCAGGCCAATCAGAATGTTTCTGTGTATATATAATAGCAACTTTCCAAGGCCCTCTGGTAGGCATTCTTTTTCAGCCCTCAGGAAGTGAAGCATGGCTCGTACCAAGCAGACAGCTCGCAAGTCGACCGGCGGCAAGGCACCGCGCAAGCAGCTGGCCACCAAGGCGGCCCGCAAGAGCGCGCCGGCCACGGGCGGCGTGAAGAAGCCCCACCGCTACCGGCCCGGCACCGTGGCGCTGCGCGAGATCCGGCGCTACCAGAAGTCCACGGAGCTGCTGATCCGCAAGCTGCCCTTCCAGCGGCTGGTGCGCGAGA
Proteins encoded in this window:
- the LOC142437606 gene encoding histone H3.1 encodes the protein MARTKQTARKSTGGKAPRKQLATKAARKSAPATGGVKKPHRYRPGTVALREIRRYQKSTELLIRKLPFQRLVREIAQDFKTDLRFQSSAVMALQEACEAYLVGLFEDTNLCAIHAKRVTIMPKDIQLARRIRGERA